The sequence below is a genomic window from Hyalangium ruber.
CTACCTGCGGCGCGCTGCGCTCGCTGCCATCGAGAACCCGGGCACCGTCACGCTGCCGAAGGCCCAGGGCTGACCACCTCTCCCTCCGTGCGGCCAAGGACGGGGCAGCTCCGTGTCGGGACGGGGCACGGCGAGGACTTACGCATCGCTCAAGCCTTGGGCGTGACGGTGCGCACAGTGTATGGATGGCGCCAGCGCTGGCGCGCCTTGGGACTGGAAGGACTGGCCGATGCGCCTCGCTCCGGTCGTCCTGCGCGTGTGGACGCCGAGTACTTGGCGCTGCTGGTGCGCACGGCCGAGACGGATCCACACCAGTTGGGCTTCGCCTTCGCACGCTGGACGCGTGCGCGCCTAGCCGCCTACCTCGAGGAATGCACCGGGCTGCAAGTCAGTGCCTACTGGGTGGGGGAGTTGTTGCGCTGCCACGGCTTCGTCTGGCGCCGCACCCAGCTGACGACGCGCAACCTGCCGGACGAGGCGGAAAAAAGCGCGCGCCGCTCGGCGCCTCCACCGCTTGCAGAAGCAGGCCAGCCGTCCGGGAGCAGACTTCGAGCTGTGGTACGCGGACGGAGTACGCTTCGACCTGCTGCCGGTGACGCGCTCCATGTGGAGGAGGCGGGGCAGCCGCTTGGCGCTGCCCACTCCAGGCACCAACGTTCGAGTGGGCGTGGTGGGCGCCATCCGGTACCCCAACCAGCACCTCCTCTTCACCCACCAACTACGCACCGTCACCGCAGCACTCGTCCCGCCCCTGCTGAAGCAGTTGGTGGCACGCGCCAAGCGCACCGGCAGACGAATCGTGCTCGTCATCGACAACGGACGTCCCTTTTCGGCCCAGCTCGCCCAGACAGCACTTGAAGCGGCGCGGCCGTGGGTGCGCACCTTCGAGTTGCCTCTCTACACCTCCGAGACGCTCAACTGGATTGAGCGCTTCTGGGGAGTGCTCAAGGACACCTACTTCAGCCGCATGCTGACCCAGCAGCGGGAGGCATTCTATGATGATGCCGTCCGCCTCCTGCGCCGTCTTCAGCGACCAGGAGCAGTACGCCGCCTCATGCTGCGTACCCCCCCTGAAAAGACTTAGCCCCGATGACTTAGTACGTGGCCGCTTCATCCCATCCATGCGTACAGCGGTCACGGGTAGTAGATGCGAGCGCTCATGGCACGGTGACTCGAGTAGTTGAGATCGTCCCGGTCGGACCCGGTGAACTGCACGTCGGCGGCATCGCCCTCGTTGTAGGTCACCGTATGGCCATGTGACGAGGTCGCCGCCGCATTGAAGAAGAGGAAGTCGATGCGGGCACCCGAGCCAACCGTCCAATTGTCTTCCAAGCAGCTCCGGCTCCCAGAACAGACCTCGTAGATCGGGTCGTTCCAGTTGTAGTTGAGCGTGCTGGCAATCTGGGAGTTCGCCTGGTTGTACCAGTCCTTGTAACCGTTGCTCCCGTAATCACTCTCGTTGGAGTCGACACCCCAGATGAGCAGGTTGGCGCCGCTGATGGCCCGCATCTTCGTGTCCGTGAGTTGGATGTTCTTCTCGGCGCACCCGGGGTCCGACGCCGGACCCTCCTGATTGGTGGGCCAGTGCGATGAGCCGAGGACCACCTTCTTGTTCGTGATGAGGTCCGTGAAGGCCATGCGCACGCCGATGGACCGCGCCTGGGTGTTCATCACGCACGAGCCGTTCGCGCCCTTGTAGACCTGCCACGTCTCCTTCGTGCCCGAGATGGGCTGCAGGCGCCCGGTGCGATAGATGATGGCGTTGGTCTGGTAATCCTTCGGGGCGCCACAGGGGCTATTCATGGGATCGGGGTTCGCCTCGGCCACGATGGAGGCATACTGCCCGGGCAGGTTGTCCTCGATGAACTGGGCGAGCGTGGCAGCCTGGCCCGCACCGCTCATCTGATGGACGATGAAGACGTCAGGAGAGTACGCCTGGGTCTTCATGTAATAGATGAGGTCCTGCCAGTCCCCAGCGCATTGCTCGCTCGCGGTCGGCAGGTTCTCGTAATTCACGTTGTAGACCATCAAGAAGTCGGTGTTGTTGTTCACCGAGATCGCTTGGGCAAGCGTGCCTGGAGCGTCGGACTCCGCTGGGGCTTGTGCTTCGATGCCTCCACAGCCGACCAGGCAGAGGGAGACCATCACCGAGACCACGTCCTTGAGATTCATGGGAACCTTCGCCGCGACGCGAGCTGAGGAATTCAGGCTCAACCTGAAAGAGGGATCGAACCGGCTCCCATCCCAGAAAAAGCGAGGCGCGCCTGGCTGCCAGGAGAGGAAGCAGACCCAGGCCCACTCCCGTCACATCCGCTGGCTCGCGACTCCCTCTGCCCGAGGTCCATCTCAACGGGAGGAGCCATGAAGCGCATCCTGCTCGCCGTCAATCACAGCTATCTCTTCTTTGGAGCGACGCTGTACGTGGGCGTCCTCTGGGCGCTGCACTTCTTCTGGTACCCGAGCTGGACGAAAATGACGGTGGACATCGTTCAGGACCACTTCATCCTGCCAACGAGCGCCGCCACGCGGTTCTTCACCCTCGTGGTGCCGCTCATGTTCCTGGCCAGCATCATCTTCCTCGTCACGGAGTGGAAGACGCGCTTTCGCTGGACGGCGATCCTCTCGCTGCTGTGCATCAGCGCGGCCACCTATGTGGGCCAGCTCCACATCATTCCCGTCAACAAGATCATCAAGGCCGGTGTGGCGGATCAGTCGCAGCTGACCCCACTCCTCCAGCAGTGGATGGTTCTGAACGACATCCGCTGGGTGCTCCTCACCGTGATGTGGCTGACGCTCATGTATTACTTCATCGCCAAGGGCAACCTGCTGCAGGCCCTCGCTGGGCCACGGCGCCCCGTGTCGGTGCCCACAGAGGCCTCGGGCAAGCTGGCTCATCCGGGAAAGCCCCTGCACGCGGGCTCGCACTCCTAGCGCTCATTCCGGAGGAGGAAGGGAGCCCTCGCGCCCCCTCCCCTCCCCCCGCGTCTGAGTCCTACCAGGGGCAGTTGACGACCTGGACAGTGCGCGTCACGGGCGTGGCGCTGTTGCCGCCTGCATCCGTCACGTTGTAGGTCAAGGTGTAAACACCGACGGCCCAGGCATTCACCTCGCCCGTGCGAGACACCCACGGCGAGATGTTGCCGGAGCACGCATCATTCGCCGTCACGCCCGGCTCGATCCACGGGGTGTTGCACGTATGCACCATGGACGAGGAGCCGAGGAGCGTCAGGGAGGGCGCCGTCGTGTCATCCACGATCACCGTGCGGGTGGCGTTCGCATCCCCCGCAGAGTTCCACGTGGCATACGAGACCGGGTACTCGCCCTCGTAGCTCAGCAGAGGGCCCGGCCCGGAGGAGTCCGCGCCCGTGTTGTACGCATGCACCACCAGCGGGTTGCCGCACCCATCCACCGCCTGAGCACCCGGATCGCTGTACGTCCCACCCTTGACGCACTCCAGCGTCAGCGGCGAGCCGCCGTTGATCGTGAGCACCGGAGGCAGCGACGCACAGGCCTGCGCGCCGAGGATGGGCGGTGTCGTCGTGGTGAAGAAGTTGGCATAGGAGGCGACGTACTCATTCCCCTCCCAGATCGGGTAGGGCCAGGGGACGGCCGCGGGATCCTCCCCG
It includes:
- a CDS encoding transposase, with the protein product MQKQASRPGADFELWYADGVRFDLLPVTRSMWRRRGSRLALPTPGTNVRVGVVGAIRYPNQHLLFTHQLRTVTAALVPPLLKQLVARAKRTGRRIVLVIDNGRPFSAQLAQTALEAARPWVRTFELPLYTSETLNWIERFWGVLKDTYFSRMLTQQREAFYDDAVRLLRRLQRPGAVRRLMLRTPPEKT
- a CDS encoding DUF5011 domain-containing protein, which gives rise to MQPRSLELTTSRLLPEVAIQSNADGIVAAYSFGEPVRFMGDFRRISIRNLDPNTLGTLRGAGLTSGWLPPNGGAGYPGGVSLGSLTIQGSYVQLSGTFTGNSIGEDPAAVPWPYPIWEGNEYVASYANFFTTTTPPILGAQACASLPPVLTINGGSPLTLECVKGGTYSDPGAQAVDGCGNPLVVHAYNTGADSSGPGPLLSYEGEYPVSYATWNSAGDANATRTVIVDDTTAPSLTLLGSSSMVHTCNTPWIEPGVTANDACSGNISPWVSRTGEVNAWAVGVYTLTYNVTDAGGNSATPVTRTVQVVNCPW